In Plasmodium malariae genome assembly, chromosome: 11, the following proteins share a genomic window:
- the PmUG01_11019300 gene encoding conserved Plasmodium protein, unknown function: MEDKEINNENNKKRETNKEENVKKEDDISKKTLENSEENDISLVNSVSLGKHLLIGNSLKKGISVSVRGRAANIGLNAKQSGPAWKKKDEKNNDEQGEEKEKKIDDESFPDLLESTEKIKSELTKDKDKKKKQGKDLKKGEDNFMNNSINNNNSNHHLHLNNNIGGIERMKGNGLNDKKKFGMNLFDGLKRNDNNSKKWYERSNEFSGINNNLMNDNNNNNIMNNNSNSNNSNNNDNNINDNEIMNGFLLPGFKGKHMIGFRCFLKRGMQNPPPQPPTGIYEENSFFENIESKGSMQKKFMKMGQKMGQKMGQQMSQQMGQQMGQQMGQQMGQNMNMQVNLHQQRNTMMNNMNNMQQDGVYERNDQGNNRYSPMGGQHYMNQGKINDMNSSNNNNSNTNINNSVNNSNNNNSNNNVVFKANNYNRNAKNFAHNNNNNSSNNNSSSNNNSSSNNNSSSNNNSSSNNNSNNNNSNNNNNNSNNNSNNNNYNTEDMGNVKMMNNLPGIQGNNMNYIRRNDKKEERNFKKKDIDTESNWRNTNTNNRNNMIDEKSSNMSGMNSVSNINHLNGMNNMNNNNSTNSNNNNNNNSNNNNSNINNNNNSLNNKIVRMYNNSANHNNMNNMKNNYGNNNNKMMNMNFQVAPHISGNNKNVFNKNNDDLKINNIYKNSNNMNNRNEEKNNKVFKTNLVNSNTNGGIAHEPFNKSSNYGNSSNFNMNSKGINSLDTRKARMREMRNMNEQSK; the protein is encoded by the exons aTGGAAGATaaggaaataaataatgagaataacaaaaaaa gggaaacaaataaagaagagaatgtaaaaaaagaGGATGATATTTCAAAGAAAACTTTAGAAAATTCAGAAGAGAATGATATATCGCTTGTAAACAGTGTGTCGTTAGGAAAGCATTTGTTGATAGGAAACTCCTTGAAGAAGG GCATAAGTGTGAGTGTTCGAGGAAGAGCGGCCAACATAGGACTTAACGCAAAGCAGTCAGGACCCGCatggaaaaagaaagatgAAAAGAACAATGACGAACAAGGAGaagagaaagagaaaaaaattgatgaTGAATCGTTTCCTGATTTATTAGAATCTACtgagaaaataaaatcagAATTAACCAAAGATAaggataagaaaaaaaagcagGGGAAAGATTTAAAGAAAGGTGAAGAcaattttatgaacaatagtattaataataataatagtaatcaTCATTTGCatcttaataataatattggaGGTATAGAACGAATGAAAGGTAACGggttaaatgataaaaagaaatttggAATGAATTTGTTTGATGGActaaaaagaaatgataacAACTCGAAGAAGTGGTATGAACGATCAAATGAGTTCAGtggaataaataataatttaatgaatgataataataataataatataatgaataataatagtaatagtaataatagtaataacaatgacaataatattaatgacaATGAAATAATGAATGGTTTTCTACTTCCTGGGTTTAAAGGAAAACATATGATAGGTTTTagatgttttttaaaaagaggaATGCAAAACCCACCACCTCAACCACCCACTGGCATTTACGAGGaaaattccttttttgaaaatattgaaaGTAAAGGATCTATGCAGAAGAAGTTTATGAAGATGGGTCAAAAAATGGGTCAAAAAATGGGTCAACAAATGAGTCAACAAATGGGTCAACAAATGGGTCAACAAATGGGTCAACAGATGGGtcaaaatatgaacatgCAGGTAAATCTACACCAGCAGAGGAACACCATGATGAACAATATGAACAATATGCAACAAGATGGAGTATACGAGCGAAACGATCAAGGAAATAATAGGTACTCACCGATGGGGGGTCAGCACTATATGAATCAAGGTAAAATTAATGATATGAacagtagtaataacaacaacAGTAATACAAATATCAACAACAGTGttaataacagtaacaataacaatagcaATAACAATGTCGTGTTCAAGGCGAACAATTATAACAGGAACGCGAAAAATTTTGCGcacaacaataacaataatagtagcAATAACAATAGTAGTAGCAATAACAATAGTAGTAGCAATAACAACAGTAGTAGCAATAACAACAGTAGTAGCAATaacaacagtaataataataatagtaataataataataataatagtaataataatagtaataataataattataatacagAAGACATGGGAAATGTAAAGATGATGAATAACCTGCCTGGAATACAaggaaataatatgaattacataagaagaaatgataaaaaggaagaaagaaattttaaaaaaaaagatatcgACACAGAGAGTAACTGGAGGAATACAAACACAAATAATAGGAATAATATGATCGATGAAAAGAGCAGCAATATGAGTGGTATGAACAGTGTTAGTAACATTAATCACTTGAATGGTATGAATaacatgaataataataatagtactaatagtaataataataataataataatagtaataataataatagtaatattaacaataataataatagcctGAACAATAAGATCGTGagaatgtataataatagcGCGAACCATAATAACATGaacaatatgaaaaataattatggaaataataataacaaaatgatGAATATGAATTTTCAGGTAGCGCCCCATATATcgggaaataataaaaacgtctttaataaaaataatgatgatcttaaaattaacaatatatacaaaaacagcaataatatgaacaataggaatgaggaaaaaaacaataaagtATTTAAAACTAATTTAGTAAACTCAAATACAAATGGAGGAATAGCACATGAACCATTTAATAAATCTTCTAACTATGGCAATAGTAGTAATTTTAACATGAACAGCAAGGGTATTAACTCTCTAGACACAAGGAAGGCACGAATGAGGGAAATGAGAAATATGAACGAGCAGAGTAAGTGA
- the SKP1 gene encoding suppressor of kinetochore protein 1, putative translates to MKNEKIKLVSFEGDEFIVDKYTASMSTVILNILEVMTTEEDTIPLPNIKTQILKKIIEYMEYHIHNPADEIPKPLITSNLQDVVSSWDYDFVNTDKETLYELIEASNYLDIKPLLDLTCGKIASMMKDKTTEEIRAEFDIVNDFTREEEKQIREENRWCGDI, encoded by the exons atgaaaaatgaaaaaattaaactagTAAGCTTCGAGGGGGACGAGTTTATAGTTGACAAGTATACTGCTTCCATGTCCACGGTCATCCTAAATATCCTCGAAG TGATGACAACAGAAGAAGATACAATACCCCTTCCTAATATCAAAActcaaattttaaaaaagattattGAATACATGGAATATCACATACATAACCCTGCAGATGAAATACCTAAGCCTTTAATTACATCCAATCTGCAAGat gTGGTATCAAGCTGGGACTATGATTTTGTTAATACGGATAAGGAGACACTATATGAGCTTATTGAG GCCTCTAATTATTTAGATATAAAACCGCTTTTAGATTTAACTTGCGGTAAAATTGCTTCCATGATGAAAGACAAAACGACTGAAGAGATTCGAGCCGAGTTTGACATTGTTAACGACTTTACAAGGGAAGAAGAAAAACAG ATAAGAGAAGAGAACAGATGGTGCGGGGATATTTAA